The Polynucleobacter sp. MWH-UH2A DNA segment GGCTTGGGAAATTGAATCGCAACTAACGAAAGACAAGATTCTCGAAATCTACATGAACCAGATTTTCTTGGGTCAGCGAGCATTTGGATTTTCTAGCGCAGCGCAAATTTATTTTGGTAAAGAGTTAAAAGACATTACGATCGCTGAGTCTGCGATGTTGGCGGGTTTGCCTAAAGCTCCTTCGGCTTACAACCCGGTAAGCAATTTCAAGCGCGCTAAAGTCCGTCAGGAATATATCTTGCAGCGTATGCGTGATCTTGGGTACATCAGTACCGATGAGTATCAAAAGGCCATGGCAGAAGAATTGCATATTCGTGGGCTCGGTAATGAATTTGCAGTTCGCGCAGACTTCCCCGCTGAAATGGTTCGTCAATTACTTTTTAGTCAATATGGTGAAGCGATCTATTCGCAAGGAATCGACGTTTATACGACCATCCTAAAAGCGGATCAAGACGCCGCTTATAAGGCGGTTCGTCGCGGAATCTTTGAATATGACCTGCGCCACGCCTACCGTGGGCCAGAAGGTTTTATTGATTTGCCAGAAGATCCAGTAAAGCGTCAACGAGCAATTGATGAAGCGCTATTGGCTTATCCACAGTTAGACGATTTACAGTCTGGGGTGGTTTTAGATGTAAAGCCAAAAGAGATGCAAGTCATGATTGCTACTGGTGACACCATCACCATTAAGGGCGATGGCATGAAGTTGGCAGCAGCATCGATCACTGACAGTACACAGCCCAAAAAACGTCTACGTCCTGGTGCGGTAGTGAGATTGCTGTCTGATGGTGGCGTTTGGAAATTAGCGCAACTGCCTCAAGTTGAAGCCGCGTTTGTTTCCATGAACCCCGAGACGGGCGCGATACTTTCTTTGGTGGGTGGCTTTGATTTCCGTCGCAATCAATTTAATCACGTTACGCAAGCGCTGCGTCAGCCAGGCTCTTCATTTAAGCCGTTCATCTATGCGGCTGCAATTGAAAAAGGCTTTACACCTAGCACTATGGTCAACGATGCGCCATTATCAATTGGTAGTCTGGAGACAGGCAGCCAAGCTTGGGAGCCAAAAAACTACGATGGTAAATATGACGGCATGATGCGTTTGCGTAACGCATTAGCGAAATCCAAGAATTTGGTTTCTGTTCGCATTATTCGTGCCATTGGCCCTTCATATGCTCAAGAATATATTCAGCGTTTTGGTTTTGAACCTGAAAAACATCCGCCCTACTTAACTATGGCTTTGGGTGCGGGTTCGGTAACGCCATTGCAGATGGCTTCTGCATACAGCGTGTTTGCTAATGGCGGATATCGTGTCGATCCTTTCTTAATTGACAAAATGGTAGATTCAAAAGGTGCCGTATTGTTCGAGGCAAAACCTGCGAGTGTTGGTGATGGTGCGCCTCGCGTATTGGATGCGCGTACAGCATTTGTAATGGATAGCATGTTGCAAGAGGTAACGAAGA contains these protein-coding regions:
- a CDS encoding penicillin-binding protein 1A, with translation MAIPPKDKPTPNRRPIRPPDRRPRQPGVNPGSPRQSSGSPLMKALLIIGVAVAFVVTLLFGYAFLVAKPNLPKISALTDYKPKTPLRVYTADKVLIGEFGEERRKVIPLNEIPLRMRNAVLAIEDDRFYSHGGVDYVGILRAAATNLRGHISQGASTITMQVARNFFLSNEKTFSRKIYEVLLAWEIESQLTKDKILEIYMNQIFLGQRAFGFSSAAQIYFGKELKDITIAESAMLAGLPKAPSAYNPVSNFKRAKVRQEYILQRMRDLGYISTDEYQKAMAEELHIRGLGNEFAVRADFPAEMVRQLLFSQYGEAIYSQGIDVYTTILKADQDAAYKAVRRGIFEYDLRHAYRGPEGFIDLPEDPVKRQRAIDEALLAYPQLDDLQSGVVLDVKPKEMQVMIATGDTITIKGDGMKLAAASITDSTQPKKRLRPGAVVRLLSDGGVWKLAQLPQVEAAFVSMNPETGAILSLVGGFDFRRNQFNHVTQALRQPGSSFKPFIYAAAIEKGFTPSTMVNDAPLSIGSLETGSQAWEPKNYDGKYDGMMRLRNALAKSKNLVSVRIIRAIGPSYAQEYIQRFGFEPEKHPPYLTMALGAGSVTPLQMASAYSVFANGGYRVDPFLIDKMVDSKGAVLFEAKPASVGDGAPRVLDARTAFVMDSMLQEVTKTGTAASARGKLGRSDIAGKTGTTNESHDAWFAGYNPKVVAIAWIGFDKPASLGDRETGGGLALPMWISYMGTALKDVPQISREVPSGVTQLDGDWYVPDFATNGGVRELQ